From one Burkholderia latens genomic stretch:
- a CDS encoding sulfite exporter TauE/SafE family protein translates to MLVLIIVAGLWAGLQNALAGGGSFVTLPALIVSGMSPLAANITSTVALFPGQVTTGWASRSMVSGVGKLPFRALFAISVAGGALGGLLLLKTPSSIFSHLVPWLVLFATVVFAWGSFFRKPGADTRHLGPVAAGVSQFLIAIYGGYFGGGIGFLMMAALTMAGLSPRHAMSTKNALAGVMNASAVVLFLSSPDLHWREAIALGGGAIVGGLLGAWALHRVNERVLRIAIVCIGAALTVGLFVKPI, encoded by the coding sequence ATGCTCGTCCTCATCATCGTTGCCGGCCTGTGGGCCGGCCTGCAGAACGCCCTCGCCGGCGGCGGCTCGTTCGTCACGCTGCCGGCCCTGATCGTGTCCGGAATGTCGCCGCTCGCGGCAAACATCACGTCGACGGTCGCGCTGTTCCCCGGTCAGGTGACGACGGGCTGGGCGAGTCGCAGCATGGTGAGCGGCGTCGGGAAGCTGCCGTTTCGCGCACTGTTCGCGATCAGCGTGGCCGGCGGCGCGCTCGGCGGCCTGCTGCTGCTGAAAACCCCGTCATCGATCTTCTCGCACCTGGTGCCGTGGCTCGTGCTGTTCGCGACGGTCGTGTTCGCGTGGGGCAGTTTCTTCCGCAAGCCGGGTGCGGATACCCGGCATCTCGGCCCCGTCGCGGCTGGCGTCTCGCAGTTTCTGATCGCAATCTACGGCGGCTACTTCGGCGGCGGCATCGGCTTCCTGATGATGGCGGCGTTGACGATGGCCGGCCTGTCGCCGCGCCATGCGATGTCGACCAAGAACGCGCTCGCGGGCGTGATGAACGCGTCCGCAGTCGTGCTGTTCCTGAGCTCGCCGGATCTGCACTGGCGCGAGGCCATCGCGCTCGGCGGCGGCGCGATCGTCGGCGGGCTGCTGGGCGCCTGGGCGCTCCACCGCGTAAACGAGCGCGTGCTGCGTATCGCAATCGTGTGCATCGGCGCCGCGCTGACAGTCGGCCTGTTCGTCAAGCCGATCTGA
- a CDS encoding NnrU family protein produces MLVLILGLAIFLGVHSIRLVADGWRSATIERIGEKRWKGPYAIASIVGFVLIVWGYGIARQGGTLLWVSPVGVRHLTGMLTAIAFVLIAASYVPRNRIKTLVGHPMVAGVMVWAIAHLLANGTLHAVVLFGAFFVWALVDFVVWRARDRGNGVRYPAGRLSGDAVTIIAGLVGWAVFAMFLHGPLIGVRPFG; encoded by the coding sequence ATGCTCGTCCTGATTCTCGGTTTAGCGATTTTCCTCGGTGTGCATTCGATTCGGCTCGTCGCGGACGGCTGGCGATCCGCGACCATCGAGCGAATCGGCGAGAAGCGCTGGAAGGGCCCCTACGCAATCGCGTCGATCGTCGGATTCGTGCTGATCGTCTGGGGTTACGGAATCGCGCGGCAGGGCGGGACGCTGCTGTGGGTGTCGCCCGTCGGCGTTCGTCATCTCACCGGCATGCTGACCGCGATCGCATTCGTGCTGATCGCAGCGTCGTACGTGCCGCGCAACCGCATCAAGACGCTCGTCGGCCATCCGATGGTGGCCGGCGTGATGGTATGGGCGATCGCGCACCTGCTCGCGAACGGCACGCTGCATGCGGTCGTGCTGTTCGGCGCTTTCTTCGTGTGGGCGCTGGTCGATTTCGTCGTGTGGCGCGCGCGCGATCGCGGCAACGGCGTCCGTTACCCGGCCGGCAGATTGTCGGGCGATGCCGTGACGATCATAGCCGGACTCGTCGGATGGGCTGTTTTTGCGATGTTCTTGCACGGCCCGCTGATCGGCGTGCGGCCCTTCGGTTGA
- a CDS encoding TfoX/Sxy family protein, which yields MSWQSEKAHGEEIAYRLAPLGRVEVVRFFSGAAMRLDGVMFGFMARGSLFLRVDDVNRPAFVAAGMGPFSYERPTRTVALEGYYETPADVLEDAGALFDWCRGAYRAALIAGAPKRNAKASAAPARLPEPKLAAATAPAAKRSANPRAKAPPKPVSKPAAKSVTKRKRP from the coding sequence ATGAGCTGGCAATCGGAGAAGGCGCACGGCGAGGAGATCGCGTATCGGCTGGCGCCGCTCGGCAGGGTCGAGGTCGTGCGGTTTTTCAGTGGCGCCGCGATGCGGCTCGACGGCGTGATGTTCGGCTTCATGGCGCGCGGATCGCTGTTCCTGCGCGTCGACGACGTGAACCGCCCCGCGTTCGTGGCGGCGGGGATGGGGCCGTTCTCGTATGAGCGTCCGACGCGCACCGTCGCGCTCGAAGGTTATTACGAAACCCCGGCCGACGTGCTCGAGGATGCGGGCGCGCTGTTCGACTGGTGTCGCGGTGCGTATCGCGCCGCATTGATCGCGGGCGCGCCGAAGCGCAACGCGAAGGCGAGTGCGGCACCCGCGCGGCTTCCGGAGCCGAAGTTGGCCGCCGCGACGGCGCCAGCCGCGAAACGGAGCGCGAACCCGCGTGCGAAAGCGCCGCCGAAACCCGTTTCGAAACCGGCCGCGAAATCCGTTACGAAGCGCAAGCGGCCGTAG
- a CDS encoding malate/lactate/ureidoglycolate dehydrogenase, with protein MTAPPTPDTEALHMRAEPLHAFVAALWERAGSSEREARLVADHLIGANLAGHDSHGIGMLPNYVASWQEGQLKLNGHASIVRDGGAVLTVDGGRGFGQVIAFEAMVEGIERARRMGICAIGLRDVHHLGRIGHWAEQCARSGLVSFHFVSVPGDLLVAPLHGTDARFGTNPFCAAYPRAGRPPLLLDFATSAIAYGKTRVAYNQRKRVPAGSLIDHRGQPTDDPAVMHEQPFGSLLPFGLHKGYALAAMCEIFGGALVGGHTTYGDTLQKTSAIVNGMLSVLIDPNAFDAADAEREADAFVAWAKASPPAGGAPVQMPGEPEEASRATRGAHGIPVDRATWRQIRDSAVAVGFGDAELDAWTQRCTESA; from the coding sequence ATGACCGCACCGCCGACACCCGACACCGAAGCGCTGCACATGCGCGCCGAACCGCTGCATGCATTCGTCGCGGCGCTGTGGGAGCGGGCCGGCAGCAGCGAGCGCGAGGCGCGGCTCGTTGCCGATCATCTGATCGGCGCGAATCTCGCCGGGCACGATTCGCACGGGATCGGGATGCTGCCGAACTACGTCGCGTCATGGCAGGAAGGGCAGTTGAAACTGAACGGGCACGCGTCGATCGTCCGCGACGGCGGCGCGGTGCTGACTGTCGACGGCGGGCGCGGCTTCGGTCAGGTAATCGCGTTCGAGGCAATGGTGGAAGGAATCGAACGCGCGCGGCGCATGGGCATCTGCGCGATCGGGTTGCGCGACGTCCATCACCTCGGCCGCATCGGTCACTGGGCCGAGCAATGCGCGCGCTCAGGGCTCGTATCGTTCCATTTCGTCAGCGTGCCCGGCGACTTGCTTGTCGCACCGCTGCACGGCACCGATGCGCGTTTCGGCACGAATCCGTTCTGCGCCGCGTATCCGCGCGCGGGCCGGCCGCCGCTGCTGCTCGACTTCGCGACGAGCGCGATCGCGTACGGCAAGACGCGGGTCGCGTACAACCAGCGCAAGCGCGTGCCGGCCGGCTCGCTGATCGATCATCGCGGCCAGCCGACCGACGATCCGGCGGTGATGCACGAGCAGCCGTTCGGCTCGCTGCTGCCGTTCGGTCTGCACAAGGGTTATGCGCTTGCCGCGATGTGCGAGATCTTCGGCGGCGCGCTGGTGGGCGGGCATACGACGTACGGCGACACGCTGCAGAAGACGAGCGCGATCGTCAACGGGATGTTGTCGGTGCTGATCGATCCGAATGCGTTCGATGCCGCCGACGCGGAGCGCGAAGCCGACGCGTTCGTCGCATGGGCGAAGGCGTCGCCGCCGGCCGGCGGCGCGCCGGTGCAGATGCCTGGCGAGCCGGAAGAGGCGAGCCGCGCCACGCGCGGTGCGCACGGCATTCCGGTCGATCGTGCGACGTGGCGGCAGATTCGCGACAGCGCCGTGGCCGTCGGCTTCGGCGACGCGGAACTCGACGCATGGACGCAGCGCTGCACGGAGTCCGCATGA
- a CDS encoding M20 family metallopeptidase, whose amino-acid sequence MTSVDTTPVLDHDKLVTFVERKWNDEILHALTDYIAIPAKSPAFDPDWAKRGYLERVVTDAAQWAERQPVKGLKLEIVRLPGRTPVIFFETPATRSGSTDTILLYGHLDKQPEFDGWRADLGPWTPKFENGKLYGRGGADDGYAIYASLAALGALDEQGVERPRCVGLIETCEESGSYDLLPYVDALRDRLGQVSLVVCLDSGAGNYDQMWLTTSLRGLVSGDLQVEVLEEGVHSGVFGGIAPSSFRVMRQLFERLEDAKNGNLLPSVFHCEIPDSRVREADAAAAILGDAVWKGLPWACGADGKPVLPTTTDPREALLNSTWRPSLSVTGAAGLPALADAGNVLRPRTAFKLSLRLPPLVDAAQAVQQLKELLELDPPYNAKVTFKPDAGAATGWSAPDLAPWLASSLDAASRRHFGADCAYMGLGGTIPLMNVLQAGFPSAQFMVCGVLGPKSNAHGPNEFLHVSYAKKLTAAVADVIASAR is encoded by the coding sequence ATGACCTCCGTCGACACTACCCCCGTCCTCGACCATGACAAGCTCGTTACCTTCGTCGAGCGCAAGTGGAACGATGAAATCCTCCATGCCCTGACCGACTACATCGCGATTCCCGCGAAGAGTCCCGCATTCGACCCCGACTGGGCGAAACGCGGGTATCTCGAACGGGTCGTGACCGACGCCGCGCAGTGGGCCGAACGCCAGCCGGTGAAAGGCCTGAAGCTCGAGATCGTGCGCTTGCCCGGCCGCACGCCGGTGATCTTCTTCGAAACGCCCGCCACGCGCTCGGGTAGCACCGACACGATCCTGCTGTACGGCCATCTCGACAAGCAGCCCGAATTCGACGGCTGGCGCGCCGACCTCGGCCCGTGGACGCCGAAGTTCGAGAACGGCAAGCTGTACGGCCGCGGCGGAGCCGACGACGGCTACGCGATCTACGCGAGCCTCGCGGCGCTCGGCGCGCTCGACGAGCAGGGCGTCGAACGACCGCGCTGCGTCGGCCTGATCGAGACCTGCGAGGAGTCGGGCAGCTACGACTTGCTGCCGTACGTCGACGCGCTGCGCGACCGGCTTGGCCAGGTGTCGCTCGTCGTGTGCCTCGATTCGGGCGCCGGCAATTACGACCAGATGTGGCTGACGACGTCGCTGCGCGGGCTGGTGTCCGGCGACCTGCAGGTCGAAGTGCTCGAGGAAGGCGTTCATTCGGGCGTGTTCGGCGGCATCGCGCCGTCGAGCTTCCGCGTGATGCGGCAGCTGTTCGAACGCCTGGAAGACGCGAAGAACGGCAACCTGCTGCCGAGCGTGTTCCATTGCGAGATTCCCGACAGCCGCGTGCGCGAGGCCGATGCAGCCGCCGCGATTCTCGGCGACGCGGTGTGGAAGGGGCTGCCCTGGGCGTGCGGCGCGGACGGCAAGCCCGTGCTGCCAACCACGACCGACCCGCGCGAGGCGCTGCTGAATTCGACGTGGCGTCCGTCGCTGTCGGTGACGGGCGCGGCCGGCCTGCCCGCGCTCGCCGACGCGGGCAACGTGCTGCGTCCGCGCACCGCGTTCAAGCTGTCGCTGCGCCTGCCGCCGCTGGTCGACGCCGCGCAGGCCGTGCAGCAGCTGAAGGAACTGCTCGAACTCGACCCGCCGTACAACGCGAAGGTCACGTTCAAGCCGGACGCCGGCGCTGCGACCGGCTGGAGCGCGCCGGATCTCGCCCCGTGGCTTGCGTCGTCGCTAGACGCCGCGTCGCGCCGCCATTTCGGCGCGGACTGCGCTTACATGGGCCTCGGCGGCACGATCCCGCTGATGAACGTGCTGCAGGCCGGCTTTCCGTCCGCGCAGTTCATGGTGTGCGGCGTGCTCGGGCCGAAGTCGAATGCGCACGGTCCGAACGAGTTCCTGCACGTGTCGTACGCGAAGAAGCTGACCGCGGCCGTCGCGGACGTGATCGCGTCCGCACGCTGA
- the adiC gene encoding arginine/agmatine antiporter yields the protein MSDASSSPSRAAAAPAAASAPKIGVIPATLMVAGNMMGSGVFMLPANLAATGGIAIFGWLITVVGAVSLALVFAKLAAIDPAAGGPYAYARKSFGPYIGYQTNLIYWLANVLGNVGLAVAGLGYLTHFFPMLRDPLVFALAQIFVIWLFTYANILGPNVVGRVQSVTTIFALVPILGMAVFGWFWFSKDVYFAGWNVSGASSFSAIGATLNFTLWAFIGVESASVSAGVVENPSRNVPIATVGGVVLAAVCYVLSSTVIMGMIPNKALLASSAPFADAARLALGDTAANAVAICAALGCLGSLAGWTLLVGQTAKAAADDGLFAGVFARVNSKNVPSAGLAIVAVIMSVQVLATMSPSASEQFGKIASIAVIMTLLPYIYSCIAIKVLGYGKMPSHQFAFYTIVGLIGAVYALWAMVGSDGQQTRWSLIFVIATIVFYELSINRQREIEETHVHPGGRSPRWVRYFALGVTIVALVATFWISVGRHKLDTLHARSPAAAANAQATQ from the coding sequence ATGTCCGATGCCAGCTCGTCCCCTTCCCGTGCCGCCGCCGCCCCGGCGGCGGCCTCCGCGCCGAAAATCGGCGTCATCCCCGCCACGCTGATGGTCGCGGGCAACATGATGGGCTCCGGCGTGTTCATGCTGCCCGCGAACCTCGCCGCCACCGGCGGCATCGCAATCTTCGGCTGGCTGATCACCGTCGTCGGCGCGGTGTCGCTCGCGCTGGTGTTCGCGAAGCTCGCCGCGATCGACCCGGCCGCCGGCGGCCCGTACGCATATGCGCGCAAGTCGTTCGGCCCGTACATCGGCTACCAGACCAATCTGATCTACTGGCTCGCGAACGTGCTCGGCAACGTCGGCCTCGCGGTCGCGGGCCTCGGCTATCTGACGCATTTCTTTCCGATGCTGCGCGACCCGCTCGTGTTCGCGCTCGCGCAGATCTTCGTGATCTGGCTGTTCACGTACGCGAACATCCTCGGGCCGAACGTCGTCGGTCGCGTGCAGTCGGTCACGACGATCTTCGCGCTCGTGCCGATCCTCGGGATGGCCGTGTTCGGCTGGTTCTGGTTCAGCAAGGACGTGTATTTCGCCGGCTGGAACGTGTCGGGGGCAAGCAGCTTCAGCGCGATCGGCGCGACGCTGAACTTCACGCTGTGGGCGTTCATCGGCGTCGAAAGCGCGTCGGTGTCGGCCGGGGTGGTGGAAAACCCGTCGCGCAACGTGCCGATCGCGACCGTCGGCGGCGTGGTGCTCGCGGCCGTCTGCTACGTGCTGAGCTCGACCGTGATCATGGGGATGATCCCGAACAAGGCGCTGCTCGCGTCGAGCGCGCCGTTCGCGGATGCCGCACGTCTCGCGCTCGGCGACACCGCGGCGAATGCGGTCGCGATCTGCGCGGCGCTCGGTTGCCTCGGCTCGCTCGCGGGCTGGACGCTGCTGGTCGGCCAGACCGCGAAAGCCGCGGCCGACGACGGCCTCTTCGCCGGCGTGTTCGCCCGCGTGAACTCGAAGAACGTGCCGTCGGCCGGCCTCGCGATCGTCGCGGTGATCATGTCGGTGCAGGTGCTGGCGACGATGTCGCCCAGCGCGAGCGAGCAGTTCGGCAAGATCGCGTCGATCGCCGTGATCATGACGCTGCTGCCGTACATCTATTCGTGCATTGCAATCAAGGTGCTCGGTTACGGCAAGATGCCGTCGCACCAGTTCGCGTTCTACACGATCGTCGGCCTGATCGGCGCCGTCTACGCACTGTGGGCGATGGTCGGATCCGACGGCCAGCAGACGCGCTGGTCGCTGATCTTCGTGATCGCGACGATCGTGTTCTACGAGTTGTCGATCAACCGCCAGCGCGAGATCGAGGAAACCCACGTTCATCCGGGCGGCCGCTCGCCGCGCTGGGTGCGCTATTTCGCGCTCGGCGTGACCATCGTCGCGCTCGTCGCGACGTTCTGGATCTCAGTGGGCCGCCACAAGCTCGACACCCTTCACGCACGCTCGCCGGCCGCAGCCGCGAACGCCCAGGCAACCCAATAA
- a CDS encoding Orn/Lys/Arg decarboxylase N-terminal domain-containing protein yields the protein MTASLTQPAFRRLGMKALLVQHDIDERTATGRAATALAEELRTRLVDVVIATSADDARAVVNADPAIQCLLLNWELGNDPGHAPAQAVLDAMRARNATVPVFLLASRASAAAIPVDAMRKADDFIWMLEDTTAFIGGRIVAAIERYRETVLPPMFRALAQFSRVYEYSWHTPGHTGGTAFLKSPVGRAYFEFFGEALFRSDLSISVGELGSLLDHSGPIGESERYAARVFGAHRTYHVTNGSSMSNRVILMASVTRNQVALCDRNCHKSAEHAMTMSGAIPTYLIPSRNHYGIIGPIMPERLTAAAVRLAIDANPLVRGRDGIDPTPVHALITNSTYDGLCYNVARVEELLGQSVDRLHFDEAWYGYARFNPIYRDRYAMHGDPAQHDASKPTVFATQSTHKLLAALSQASFIHVRDGRNPIEHARFNEAYMMHASTSPNYAIIASNDVSAAMMDGPGGEALTTDAIREAVSFRRMLARLHAECEENDDWFFNGWQPDTVVDRKTGRRMRFHEADETLLATDPSCWVLHPGDTWHGFGDIEDDYCMLDPIKVSIVTPGVAPHGGLMPVGIPASVVTAYLDRHGIVVEKTTDFTILFLFSLGVTKGKWGTLVNTLLDFKRDYDANAPLEQALPDLVARYPDRYGKLGLRELCDLMFSAMSDLKTTEMMSRGFSTLPQPDFSPAEAFEHLVHNDIEMLELSEMAGRTVATGVVPYPPGIPLLMPGENAGPADGPLLGYLKALEQYDLRFPGFTHDTHGVEVEDGVYRIACIKKTVRAANSR from the coding sequence ATGACCGCTTCCTTGACCCAACCGGCATTCCGCCGCCTCGGCATGAAGGCGCTGCTCGTACAGCACGACATCGACGAGCGCACGGCGACCGGCCGCGCGGCGACCGCGCTCGCCGAAGAATTGCGCACACGGCTCGTCGACGTCGTGATTGCGACCTCCGCCGACGACGCGCGCGCGGTCGTCAACGCCGATCCCGCGATCCAGTGCCTGCTGCTCAACTGGGAACTCGGCAACGATCCCGGGCACGCGCCCGCGCAGGCCGTGCTCGACGCGATGCGCGCGCGCAATGCGACGGTGCCGGTGTTCCTGCTCGCCAGCCGCGCGAGCGCGGCCGCGATTCCGGTCGACGCGATGCGCAAGGCCGACGACTTCATCTGGATGCTGGAGGACACGACCGCGTTCATCGGCGGCCGGATCGTCGCCGCGATCGAACGCTATCGCGAGACCGTGCTGCCGCCAATGTTCCGCGCGCTCGCGCAGTTTTCGCGCGTGTACGAATACTCGTGGCACACGCCGGGCCACACGGGCGGCACCGCATTCCTCAAATCGCCGGTCGGCCGCGCGTACTTCGAATTCTTCGGCGAGGCGCTGTTCCGCTCGGACCTGTCGATCTCGGTCGGCGAACTCGGCTCGCTGCTCGATCACTCCGGTCCGATCGGCGAAAGCGAACGTTACGCGGCGCGCGTGTTCGGCGCGCACCGCACGTATCACGTGACGAACGGCTCGTCGATGTCGAACCGCGTGATCCTGATGGCAAGCGTCACGCGCAACCAGGTCGCGCTGTGCGACCGCAACTGCCACAAGTCGGCCGAGCACGCGATGACGATGTCCGGCGCGATCCCGACCTACCTGATCCCGTCGCGCAACCATTACGGAATCATCGGGCCGATCATGCCTGAGCGGCTCACGGCGGCCGCCGTGCGTCTCGCGATCGATGCGAACCCGCTCGTGCGCGGCCGCGACGGCATCGATCCGACACCCGTGCATGCACTGATCACGAACTCGACGTACGACGGACTCTGCTACAACGTCGCACGCGTCGAGGAACTGCTCGGCCAGAGCGTGGACCGCCTGCATTTCGACGAAGCGTGGTACGGCTACGCGCGCTTCAACCCGATCTACCGCGATCGTTATGCAATGCACGGCGATCCCGCGCAGCACGACGCGAGCAAGCCGACCGTGTTCGCAACGCAATCGACGCACAAGCTGCTCGCCGCGCTGTCGCAGGCGTCGTTCATTCATGTCCGCGACGGCCGCAATCCGATCGAGCATGCGCGCTTCAACGAGGCGTACATGATGCACGCGTCGACGTCGCCGAACTACGCGATCATCGCGTCGAACGACGTGAGCGCCGCGATGATGGACGGTCCCGGCGGCGAAGCGCTGACGACGGACGCGATCCGCGAGGCGGTGTCGTTCCGCCGGATGCTCGCGCGGCTGCATGCGGAATGCGAGGAGAACGACGACTGGTTCTTCAACGGCTGGCAGCCGGACACGGTCGTCGATCGCAAGACGGGCCGGCGCATGCGCTTCCACGAAGCGGACGAAACGCTGCTCGCCACCGATCCGTCGTGCTGGGTGCTGCATCCGGGCGACACGTGGCACGGCTTCGGCGACATCGAGGACGACTACTGCATGCTCGATCCGATCAAGGTGTCGATCGTGACGCCGGGCGTCGCGCCGCACGGCGGCCTGATGCCGGTCGGCATTCCGGCGTCGGTCGTCACCGCGTATCTGGACCGCCACGGGATCGTCGTCGAGAAGACGACCGACTTCACGATCCTGTTCCTGTTCTCGCTCGGTGTGACGAAGGGCAAGTGGGGCACGCTCGTGAACACGCTGCTCGACTTCAAGCGCGACTACGACGCGAACGCACCGCTCGAACAGGCGCTGCCGGATCTCGTCGCGCGCTATCCGGACCGCTACGGCAAGCTCGGCCTGCGCGAGCTGTGCGACCTGATGTTCAGCGCGATGAGCGACCTGAAGACGACCGAGATGATGTCGCGCGGCTTCTCGACGCTGCCGCAACCGGACTTCAGCCCGGCCGAGGCGTTCGAGCATCTGGTGCACAACGACATCGAGATGCTGGAGTTGTCGGAGATGGCCGGACGCACCGTCGCAACCGGCGTCGTGCCGTATCCGCCGGGCATTCCGCTGTTGATGCCCGGCGAGAACGCCGGGCCGGCCGACGGTCCGCTGCTCGGCTATCTGAAGGCGCTCGAGCAGTACGACTTGCGTTTCCCCGGCTTCACGCACGATACGCATGGCGTAGAAGTCGAGGACGGCGTGTACAGGATCGCGTGCATCAAGAAAACTGTGCGCGCCGCCAACTCGCGCTGA
- the ftrA gene encoding transcriptional regulator FtrA translates to MHNHLVVALAYDRLCTFEFGCVVELFALERPELGVDWYRFAVCASEPGPVRAAGGITVAAPYRLAMLDRADTIVIPGWRDPDELPPEPLLKKLRAAHRRGARLCSICSGVFVLAATGVLDGLTVTTHWRYAERLRARYPALTVNPDALYVDEGQIVTSAGSAAGLDMLLHLVRRDHGGAIANRVAQRLVLPPHRDGGQAQFVPRPVAPGGSDRLAKLIDWMRAHAAEPHTLASLAAQAAMSTRTLQRQFADATGMSPLAWLIRERVNVAKDMLEAHPALSLAQIAARSGFGSEESLRRHFRRVAATSPAAYRRGMDRGVRSPDA, encoded by the coding sequence ATGCACAATCATCTCGTCGTCGCGCTCGCCTACGATCGCCTCTGCACATTCGAATTCGGCTGTGTGGTCGAACTGTTCGCGCTCGAACGCCCGGAACTCGGCGTCGACTGGTATCGCTTCGCGGTGTGCGCGAGCGAGCCGGGCCCGGTGCGCGCGGCGGGCGGCATCACGGTCGCCGCGCCGTACCGGCTCGCGATGCTCGATCGCGCCGATACCATCGTGATTCCCGGCTGGCGCGATCCGGATGAACTGCCGCCCGAGCCGTTGCTGAAGAAGCTGCGTGCCGCACATCGCCGCGGCGCGCGGCTCTGTTCGATCTGCTCGGGCGTGTTCGTGCTCGCGGCGACCGGCGTGCTCGACGGGCTGACCGTCACGACGCACTGGCGCTACGCGGAGCGCCTGCGGGCGCGCTATCCGGCGCTGACGGTGAATCCTGACGCGCTCTACGTCGACGAAGGGCAGATCGTCACGTCGGCCGGATCGGCGGCGGGGCTCGACATGCTGCTTCACCTCGTGCGTCGCGATCACGGCGGCGCGATCGCCAACCGTGTTGCGCAGCGCCTCGTGCTGCCGCCGCATCGCGACGGGGGCCAGGCGCAATTCGTGCCGCGCCCGGTCGCGCCGGGCGGCAGCGACCGGCTCGCGAAGCTCATCGACTGGATGCGCGCGCATGCGGCCGAACCGCACACGCTCGCGTCGCTCGCTGCGCAAGCGGCAATGAGCACGCGCACGCTGCAGCGGCAGTTCGCGGATGCGACGGGGATGTCGCCGCTTGCGTGGTTGATCCGCGAGCGCGTGAACGTCGCGAAGGACATGCTCGAAGCGCATCCCGCGCTGTCGCTCGCGCAGATCGCCGCGCGCTCGGGGTTCGGCTCGGAGGAATCGTTGCGCCGGCATTTCCGGCGCGTCGCGGCGACGAGCCCGGCCGCGTACCGGCGCGGGATGGACCGCGGGGTTCGCTCGCCGGACGCGTGA
- a CDS encoding rhodanese-like domain-containing protein yields MSYVTDVPAADSAAALAHFEASLRFETDCWDTHDALASGAPDFVLLDVRSPEQFAAGHVPGARNLPHRKIVAGKLAEYPADTLFVVYCAGPHCNGAARAAIRLARLGRPVKLMIGGIAGWLDEGFALSNEVHAQSAVTR; encoded by the coding sequence ATGTCATATGTAACCGACGTCCCCGCCGCCGACAGCGCCGCCGCCCTCGCGCATTTCGAAGCGTCGCTGCGCTTCGAGACCGACTGCTGGGATACGCACGATGCGCTCGCGTCCGGCGCGCCCGATTTCGTGCTGCTGGACGTCCGCAGTCCCGAGCAATTTGCCGCAGGTCACGTGCCCGGCGCGCGCAACCTGCCGCACCGCAAGATCGTCGCAGGCAAGCTTGCCGAGTACCCGGCCGACACGCTGTTCGTCGTCTACTGCGCGGGCCCGCACTGCAACGGCGCCGCACGCGCGGCGATCCGGCTCGCGCGCCTCGGACGCCCGGTGAAGCTGATGATCGGCGGCATCGCCGGCTGGCTCGACGAGGGTTTCGCGCTGAGCAACGAAGTGCACGCACAGAGCGCCGTTACGCGCTGA
- a CDS encoding superinfection immunity protein: protein MQHAVLIQVAGSVAAIALYFLPAVIADRRGRHDKLMIAMFNALFGWTGIGWLMTLYWACQPNPQTDVAQTILAKRRGISMRTFSAGLVERVQRRVAAQEQWAEKQGCR from the coding sequence ATGCAACACGCAGTCCTGATTCAGGTGGCCGGTTCGGTCGCAGCGATCGCGCTCTATTTTCTGCCGGCCGTCATTGCCGACCGCCGCGGCCGGCACGACAAGCTGATGATCGCGATGTTCAATGCGCTGTTCGGGTGGACGGGCATCGGCTGGCTGATGACGCTGTACTGGGCTTGCCAGCCGAACCCGCAAACCGACGTCGCGCAAACGATCCTAGCGAAACGCCGCGGCATCAGCATGCGCACCTTCTCGGCCGGGCTGGTCGAACGCGTACAGCGACGCGTCGCAGCGCAGGAGCAATGGGCCGAGAAGCAGGGTTGCCGCTGA